In Gordonia iterans, the following proteins share a genomic window:
- a CDS encoding phosphatase PAP2 family protein: MPEVSADDTPVDGTPADATGDDAVDAEPIRVVDETDRRLVWIRRSLLLLWAAFVVFEVASRGIAFDRTRLILILAFGMAAATIGRRRAITVIIDWLPFVLILMLYDWTRNIAMWLDMPTHWHLAADVDAWLFGVNPTVWLQSHIKLPEPPWWEILVSFVYMSYFIVPYATAAALWVKNRAVWRRFAVCFIATSFIGLIGYTLVPAAPPWAAAKCTAAEVQGYPHDPPCMYQPEGAVPDNLLGQVDPRHDDAKPYVERISARGWNVLGIHQAEKLIKGGQGKSNLVAAIPSLHAGLTMMLVLFMWPRTKALGRTLFMGYALVMAFALVYTAEHYVFDIILGWGLAAAVVGTVTWVDKRYVQPRKQARHDDEEAEREEAVAEAVAEGSLAR; encoded by the coding sequence ATGCCGGAAGTCTCCGCAGACGACACTCCGGTCGACGGCACTCCGGCTGACGCGACCGGCGACGACGCCGTCGACGCGGAGCCGATTCGGGTCGTCGACGAGACCGACCGGCGGCTGGTCTGGATCCGCCGGTCGTTGTTGCTGCTCTGGGCCGCGTTCGTGGTCTTCGAGGTGGCCAGCCGCGGTATCGCTTTCGACCGGACCCGGCTGATCCTGATCCTCGCCTTCGGCATGGCGGCTGCCACCATCGGCCGGCGTCGCGCCATCACGGTCATCATCGACTGGCTGCCGTTCGTGCTGATCCTGATGCTGTACGACTGGACGCGCAACATCGCGATGTGGCTGGACATGCCGACGCACTGGCACCTGGCGGCCGACGTCGACGCGTGGTTGTTCGGGGTCAACCCGACCGTGTGGCTCCAGTCGCACATCAAGCTGCCCGAACCGCCGTGGTGGGAGATCCTGGTCAGCTTCGTCTACATGTCGTACTTCATCGTCCCGTACGCGACGGCGGCGGCGCTGTGGGTCAAGAATCGGGCGGTCTGGCGGCGTTTCGCGGTGTGCTTCATCGCGACCAGCTTCATCGGCCTCATCGGCTACACGCTGGTACCCGCCGCGCCGCCATGGGCGGCCGCCAAGTGCACCGCGGCCGAGGTGCAGGGCTATCCGCACGATCCGCCGTGCATGTATCAGCCGGAGGGCGCGGTGCCCGACAACCTGCTCGGACAGGTCGATCCGCGGCACGATGATGCCAAGCCGTACGTCGAGCGCATTTCGGCCCGCGGCTGGAACGTCCTGGGCATCCACCAGGCCGAGAAGCTGATCAAGGGCGGACAGGGCAAATCGAACCTGGTGGCGGCCATTCCGTCGCTGCACGCCGGTCTCACCATGATGCTCGTGCTCTTCATGTGGCCGCGGACCAAGGCGCTGGGCCGAACACTCTTCATGGGCTACGCACTGGTGATGGCCTTCGCTCTGGTCTACACGGCCGAGCACTACGTGTTCGACATCATTCTCGGCTGGGGACTGGCGGCCGCCGTGGTCGGCACCGTCACCTGGGTGGACAAGCGCTACGTCCAGCCTCGCAAGCAGGCCAGGCACGACGATGAGGAGGCCGAGCGCGAGGAGGCCGTCGCTGAGGCGGTGGCCGAGGGGTCGCTCGCGCGGTAA